A stretch of Vibrio maritimus DNA encodes these proteins:
- the pyrB gene encoding aspartate carbamoyltransferase, producing the protein MANTLYQKHIISIPELSREELELIVKTAGQLKSNPQPELIKNKVVASCFFEPSTRTRLSFETAIQRIGGDVIGFDSGGNTSLAKKGETLADSVQVIASYVDAFVMRHPQEGAARLASEFSNGVPVINAGDGANQHPTQTLLDLYSIYETQGRLDDINVAFVGDLKYGRTVHSLTQALAKFNNVRFYFIAPEALAMPDYICEELEEAGIQYSLHTDIDSVVPELDILYMTRVQKERFDESEYAHIKSAYILSAETLKDARNNLKVLHPLPRVDEITVDVDKTPYAYYFQQAENGVYAREALLALVLNEAL; encoded by the coding sequence ATGGCGAATACGCTCTATCAAAAGCACATTATCTCGATTCCGGAACTGTCACGTGAAGAGCTAGAGCTCATCGTAAAGACAGCGGGTCAACTGAAATCCAACCCTCAACCTGAGTTAATCAAGAATAAAGTCGTGGCAAGCTGCTTCTTCGAGCCATCGACACGTACCCGACTTTCATTCGAAACGGCTATCCAGCGCATCGGTGGTGATGTGATTGGTTTCGACAGTGGCGGTAACACCTCTCTAGCGAAAAAGGGTGAGACACTTGCAGACTCTGTGCAGGTCATTGCTTCCTATGTTGACGCGTTTGTTATGCGCCACCCACAAGAAGGCGCAGCGCGTCTAGCCTCAGAGTTCTCAAACGGTGTGCCTGTTATCAACGCCGGTGATGGTGCGAACCAACACCCAACGCAAACGCTACTCGACCTGTATTCTATCTATGAAACTCAAGGTCGCCTTGATGACATCAACGTGGCGTTTGTTGGTGACCTAAAATACGGCCGTACGGTTCACTCACTCACGCAAGCTCTGGCGAAGTTCAACAATGTTCGCTTCTACTTCATTGCACCAGAAGCGTTAGCGATGCCAGATTACATCTGCGAAGAGCTAGAAGAGGCAGGTATCCAATACAGCCTGCACACGGACATCGACAGCGTTGTTCCTGAACTTGATATCCTATACATGACTCGAGTACAAAAAGAGCGCTTTGATGAGTCAGAGTACGCTCATATTAAATCGGCGTACATTCTGTCAGCAGAAACGCTAAAAGACGCACGTAACAACCTTAAGGTGCTACACCCACTGCCTCGCGTGGATGAAATCACGGTAGACGTAGATAAAACGCCTTACGCTTATTACTTCCAACAGGCAGAGAATGGCGTATACGCACGTGAAGCACTGCTTGCCCTTGTTCTTAACGAAGCACTTTAA
- a CDS encoding RidA family protein has product MTKVLHTESAPAAIGPYVQGVDLGNMVLTSGQIPVNPQTGEVSDDISEQARQSLDNVKAVVEASGLTVSDIVKMTVFVKDLNDFGTVNEVYGKFFDEHEVANYPARSCVEVARLPKDVKIEIEAIAVRK; this is encoded by the coding sequence ATGACAAAAGTACTTCATACAGAATCTGCACCAGCAGCAATCGGTCCTTACGTTCAAGGTGTTGACCTAGGCAACATGGTACTGACTTCAGGTCAAATCCCAGTAAACCCGCAAACGGGTGAAGTGTCTGACGACATTTCAGAGCAAGCACGTCAGTCTCTAGACAACGTAAAAGCTGTGGTTGAAGCCTCTGGCCTAACTGTTTCTGACATCGTTAAAATGACAGTATTCGTGAAAGACCTAAACGATTTCGGTACGGTCAACGAAGTATACGGCAAGTTCTTTGATGAGCACGAAGTAGCAAACTACCCAGCACGTTCTTGTGTAGAGGTTGCTCGTCTTCCTAAAGATGTGAAAATTGAAATTGAGGCGATCGCGGTTCGCAAATAA
- the mlaE gene encoding lipid asymmetry maintenance ABC transporter permease subunit MlaE: protein MTTPTLWIQKVGQRALSIGYAWGRATFMLLGVLLSRPQPKKHFPLLVKQLHNVGVQSLAIIMVSGLFIGMVLSLQGYVVLVDYGAEGSLGQMVALSLLRELGPVVTALLFAGRAGSALTAEIGLMKATEQLSSLEMMAVDPLKRVIAPRFWAGVISMPLLAMIFMSIGIWGGQLVGVDWKGIDHGSFWSAMQSSVELGRDIGNSAIKCVVFAITVTWIALFNGYDATPTSEGISQATTRTVVHSSLAVLGLDFVLTALMFGN, encoded by the coding sequence ATGACGACACCTACTCTGTGGATTCAGAAAGTTGGTCAACGAGCGCTCTCTATCGGTTATGCCTGGGGGCGCGCTACGTTTATGCTGCTCGGTGTGCTGCTATCCAGACCACAACCTAAAAAACACTTTCCCTTGTTAGTGAAACAGCTTCACAACGTGGGCGTGCAGTCCTTGGCGATCATTATGGTTTCAGGACTATTTATAGGCATGGTACTGAGCTTACAAGGTTATGTCGTGCTGGTGGACTATGGCGCCGAAGGCAGTTTAGGCCAGATGGTGGCACTCTCATTGCTTCGTGAGCTTGGTCCTGTGGTCACTGCGTTGCTGTTTGCTGGGCGAGCTGGCTCGGCGCTTACAGCTGAAATTGGCTTGATGAAGGCAACAGAGCAGCTATCGAGTTTAGAAATGATGGCGGTTGATCCTCTCAAGAGGGTGATAGCACCTCGTTTTTGGGCGGGCGTGATCTCTATGCCACTGCTCGCGATGATCTTTATGTCCATCGGCATATGGGGTGGACAGCTAGTGGGTGTTGACTGGAAGGGCATTGATCATGGCAGCTTTTGGTCTGCGATGCAGTCTTCTGTGGAACTTGGACGAGATATTGGTAACAGCGCAATTAAATGTGTGGTCTTTGCCATCACAGTAACTTGGATTGCGCTGTTTAATGGTTATGACGCGACGCCGACCTCTGAGGGTATCAGTCAAGCAACGACTCGCACTGTGGTGCATTCTTCCCTCGCGGTGCTCGGATTGGATTTTGTTCTTACTGCCTTAATGTTTGGCAACTAA
- the murA gene encoding UDP-N-acetylglucosamine 1-carboxyvinyltransferase, whose product MDKFRVIGSDAPLTGEVSISGAKNAALPILFASILAEEPVEVANVPHLRDIDTTMKLLSRLGAKVRRNGSVHVDGSEINELCAPYDLVKTMRASIWALGPLVARFGKGQVSLPGGCAIGARPVDLHIHGLEQLGATITLEDGYVKAEVDGRLKGAHIVMDKVSVGATITIMCAATLAEGTTVLDNAAREPEIVDTADFLNKLGAKVTGAGTDTITIEGVERLSGGKHTVVADRIETGTFLVAAAVSGGKVVCRNTSAHLLEAVLAKLEEAGADIETGEDWISLDMTGRELKAVSIRTAPHPGFPTDMQAQFTLLNMMAKGGGVITETIFENRFMHVPELMRMGAKAEIEGNTVICGDVDSLSGAQVMATDLRASASLVIAGCIAHGETLVDRIYHIDRGYERIEDKLSALGANITRVAGDE is encoded by the coding sequence ATGGATAAGTTTCGAGTTATTGGATCGGATGCGCCGCTGACAGGTGAAGTGTCGATCTCTGGTGCTAAGAACGCAGCACTACCAATTTTGTTTGCATCTATCCTGGCTGAAGAGCCAGTTGAGGTAGCGAACGTTCCCCATCTTCGCGATATCGATACGACGATGAAACTGCTTAGCCGCCTTGGCGCAAAAGTACGTCGTAATGGTTCGGTTCATGTTGATGGCAGTGAAATCAATGAGCTATGCGCTCCTTACGATCTGGTTAAAACCATGCGCGCATCGATTTGGGCATTAGGCCCACTTGTGGCGCGTTTTGGTAAAGGCCAAGTATCGCTGCCAGGTGGCTGTGCTATCGGTGCCCGCCCAGTGGACCTTCATATTCACGGTCTAGAGCAGCTTGGTGCAACCATCACGCTAGAAGACGGCTACGTAAAAGCCGAAGTCGATGGTCGTCTGAAAGGCGCTCATATCGTGATGGATAAAGTCAGTGTTGGTGCGACCATCACTATCATGTGTGCAGCGACGCTTGCTGAAGGCACCACTGTGCTAGATAACGCAGCGCGTGAGCCTGAGATTGTAGACACGGCCGATTTCCTCAATAAGCTTGGTGCTAAAGTGACAGGTGCAGGTACCGACACCATTACTATTGAGGGTGTTGAGCGTCTATCGGGTGGCAAGCACACGGTAGTGGCTGATCGTATCGAAACAGGAACCTTCTTGGTTGCTGCTGCGGTATCGGGCGGCAAAGTAGTATGTCGTAATACCAGCGCACACCTTCTTGAGGCAGTGCTAGCGAAGCTAGAAGAAGCGGGCGCTGATATTGAGACCGGTGAAGACTGGATCTCGCTTGATATGACAGGCCGTGAGCTCAAGGCCGTCTCGATTCGTACCGCGCCACACCCAGGCTTCCCAACCGACATGCAAGCACAGTTCACGCTGTTGAACATGATGGCGAAAGGCGGTGGTGTGATCACGGAAACTATCTTCGAAAACCGCTTTATGCATGTGCCAGAGCTAATGCGTATGGGTGCAAAAGCAGAGATCGAAGGCAACACCGTGATTTGTGGTGACGTCGATTCTTTGAGCGGCGCTCAAGTGATGGCGACAGACCTTCGTGCATCTGCAAGCCTAGTTATCGCAGGCTGTATTGCTCATGGTGAGACGCTGGTGGATCGCATCTATCACATCGATCGCGGTTATGAGCGCATCGAAGACAAATTGTCAGCGCTCGGTGCCAACATTACCCGTGTCGCGGGCGATGAATAA
- the argF gene encoding ornithine carbamoyltransferase translates to MAYNLRNRNFLKLLDFSPKEIQFLLDMSKELKAAKYAGTEQKKLIGKNIALIFEKASTRTRCAFEVAAFDQGAQVSYIGPSGSQIGHKESMKDTARVLGRMYDGIEYRGFGQEIVEELGAHAGVPVWNGLTNEFHPTQILADFLTMLEHGKGKQLHQMKFAYLGDARNNMGNSLMVGAAKMGMDIRLVAPKAFWPEQSLVDECQTIALSTGASITLTEDVQAGVADCDFLYTDVWVSMGESAEAWDERIALMKPYQVNMDMIKATGNKNVKFMHCLPAFHDDQTTIGKEIADKYGLNGLEVTNDVFESEYSIVFDEAENRMHTIKAVMVATLGS, encoded by the coding sequence ATGGCTTACAACTTAAGAAATAGGAACTTTCTAAAACTTCTCGACTTTTCTCCTAAAGAGATTCAATTCTTGCTCGATATGTCGAAAGAACTCAAAGCCGCCAAATACGCTGGCACAGAACAGAAAAAACTCATCGGCAAAAACATTGCACTGATCTTCGAAAAAGCATCGACCCGTACCCGATGTGCTTTTGAAGTCGCTGCCTTTGATCAAGGCGCTCAGGTCTCTTACATTGGCCCGTCTGGCTCGCAAATTGGCCACAAAGAGTCAATGAAAGATACCGCGCGTGTATTGGGTCGTATGTACGACGGTATCGAGTACCGTGGATTTGGTCAGGAGATTGTCGAAGAGTTAGGCGCGCACGCAGGTGTCCCTGTTTGGAATGGTTTGACGAATGAGTTCCACCCAACGCAGATACTTGCCGATTTTCTCACTATGCTCGAGCACGGCAAAGGCAAACAACTGCATCAGATGAAATTTGCTTACCTTGGCGATGCACGCAACAACATGGGTAATTCACTCATGGTTGGCGCAGCAAAGATGGGTATGGATATTCGCCTTGTCGCGCCAAAAGCATTTTGGCCAGAGCAAAGCCTTGTTGATGAATGCCAAACTATTGCCCTATCAACTGGCGCATCCATCACGTTGACCGAAGACGTTCAAGCGGGTGTCGCGGATTGTGACTTCCTTTATACCGACGTTTGGGTCTCGATGGGTGAATCTGCCGAGGCTTGGGATGAGCGAATTGCCTTGATGAAACCGTACCAAGTCAACATGGATATGATTAAAGCAACCGGCAATAAAAACGTGAAATTTATGCACTGTTTGCCAGCATTCCACGATGATCAGACGACTATAGGTAAGGAAATTGCGGATAAATATGGACTCAATGGCCTTGAAGTGACCAATGATGTGTTCGAGTCTGAATATTCAATCGTTTTTGATGAAGCAGAGAACCGTATGCATACTATTAAAGCGGTCATGGTTGCTACATTAGGCAGTTAA
- the mlaF gene encoding phospholipid ABC transporter ATP-binding protein MlaF, producing MSNNDLVSISGLSFSRGSRVIFDDIELHVPKGKVTAIMGPSGIGKTTLLRLIGGQLLPDQGEVWFDGDNIPTLSRKRLYQVRKKMSMLFQSGALFTDLTVFDNVAFPLREHTALDESMIRTLVLLKLEAVGLRGAADLMPSELSGGMARRAALARAIALDPELILYDEPFVGQDPITMGVLVELIRKLNNALNVTSVVVSHDVPEVMSIADWVYLLANGKIVAKGTPDELRNNPDPQIQQFLNGDADGPVPFRFPAMPLEQELF from the coding sequence ATGTCAAACAACGACTTGGTTTCGATTAGCGGGTTGTCTTTTTCTCGTGGCTCTCGTGTCATTTTCGATGACATTGAGCTGCATGTTCCAAAAGGAAAAGTCACCGCGATTATGGGACCATCAGGGATCGGCAAAACAACACTACTGCGCTTGATCGGTGGGCAACTGCTGCCTGACCAAGGCGAGGTGTGGTTTGACGGCGATAATATTCCTACTCTGTCTCGCAAACGCCTCTATCAGGTTCGCAAGAAAATGAGCATGTTATTTCAGTCAGGTGCACTGTTTACTGATTTGACTGTGTTTGACAATGTTGCCTTTCCCCTACGAGAGCATACCGCTCTTGATGAATCCATGATTCGCACACTTGTGTTGCTCAAACTCGAGGCGGTGGGTCTGCGAGGCGCGGCGGATTTGATGCCAAGTGAACTCTCTGGCGGTATGGCTCGGCGTGCCGCTCTGGCTAGAGCCATCGCACTCGACCCTGAACTTATCTTGTACGATGAACCTTTTGTTGGCCAAGACCCGATTACTATGGGGGTGTTGGTAGAGCTTATTCGTAAACTCAATAACGCGCTCAATGTCACCTCTGTGGTGGTCTCACACGATGTGCCTGAAGTCATGTCGATAGCAGACTGGGTATACCTATTAGCGAATGGCAAGATTGTGGCGAAAGGGACACCAGATGAGCTTCGTAACAACCCCGATCCTCAGATTCAACAATTTCTCAATGGTGACGCGGATGGGCCAGTGCCGTTTCGCTTCCCCGCCATGCCCCTAGAACAGGAGCTCTTCTAA
- the mlaC gene encoding phospholipid-binding protein MlaC, producing MFKRFILMVSALFMSLNVMATEIDATQPYDMIMKVSDKAFSRLGAEQDKIQADPDYLKVVVEEELMPYVNYRYAALKLLGPNLKGAKREEVLEFIEAFRAYLVTSYAQVLTQYTGQDVKFGPEPKIDDKTTIIGVKVTIMDSPRPNINLEFKLRKDKKTGEWKAFDMIAEGISLLSSKQSEWNTKIRQEGVLSVAQELEQLAKAPIRFEGSK from the coding sequence ATGTTTAAACGGTTTATTTTGATGGTCTCTGCGCTGTTTATGTCATTGAATGTGATGGCAACAGAGATTGATGCGACACAGCCTTACGATATGATTATGAAGGTGTCCGACAAGGCATTTTCACGTTTGGGAGCAGAGCAAGATAAAATTCAGGCTGATCCTGACTACCTCAAGGTGGTGGTTGAGGAAGAGCTGATGCCCTATGTGAATTATCGCTATGCGGCGCTTAAATTGCTGGGTCCAAACCTCAAGGGAGCCAAGCGTGAAGAGGTGCTCGAGTTTATCGAGGCATTTCGTGCCTATCTGGTGACCTCTTATGCTCAGGTTTTGACGCAGTATACTGGGCAAGACGTGAAGTTTGGTCCCGAGCCTAAGATCGACGACAAAACCACAATTATCGGCGTCAAGGTTACCATTATGGACTCCCCAAGACCGAACATAAATCTTGAGTTTAAGCTTCGCAAAGATAAGAAAACCGGTGAGTGGAAAGCCTTTGATATGATTGCTGAGGGCATAAGCTTACTGTCCAGCAAGCAGTCAGAGTGGAATACTAAAATTCGCCAAGAAGGCGTGCTCTCCGTGGCGCAAGAGCTCGAACAGTTAGCGAAGGCACCTATTCGTTTTGAAGGTAGTAAGTAA
- the mlaD gene encoding outer membrane lipid asymmetry maintenance protein MlaD, with translation MQQTRKLELWVGSFVLLGLGAILFMIFQVADVKSLGSGDTYTLEARFDNIGSLKVRSPVKVGGVVIGRVSDIHLDKESFLPVVSLSISSDYQFPETSSAQVLTSGLIGEQYIGLVPGFVFDDEGYLADGDRIEDTKSALVLEDMIGQVLYSIGGSDETSKE, from the coding sequence ATGCAACAGACAAGAAAGTTGGAATTGTGGGTAGGCAGTTTTGTGTTGTTGGGCCTTGGCGCAATCTTGTTTATGATTTTTCAGGTTGCTGACGTGAAGAGTCTCGGCTCGGGTGACACTTACACCTTGGAAGCAAGATTCGACAACATAGGCAGCCTTAAAGTGCGCTCACCAGTAAAAGTAGGCGGAGTGGTTATTGGGCGTGTGAGCGATATCCACCTCGACAAAGAGTCATTTTTACCTGTGGTCAGCCTGTCGATCAGCAGTGATTACCAGTTTCCAGAAACATCAAGCGCGCAGGTACTGACCTCAGGTCTGATAGGCGAACAGTACATCGGCTTGGTCCCTGGTTTTGTATTTGACGATGAAGGCTACCTAGCGGATGGCGACCGTATTGAAGATACAAAGTCGGCATTAGTGCTTGAAGATATGATAGGCCAGGTGCTCTACAGCATTGGTGGTTCTGATGAGACAAGTAAGGAGTAA
- the pyrI gene encoding aspartate carbamoyltransferase regulatory subunit: MAKETQLQVEAIKNGTVIDHIPANIGIKVLKLFAMDQSKQRVTIGLNLPSSALGSKDLLKIENVFVTEEQANKLALYAPHATVNQIENYEVCKKLALELPETITGVFECPNSNCITHNEPVDSSFKVFEKHDDIRLKCKYCEKVYSREIVTER, translated from the coding sequence ATGGCTAAAGAAACACAATTGCAAGTTGAAGCAATCAAGAACGGCACTGTCATCGACCACATCCCTGCAAACATCGGCATTAAAGTGCTTAAACTATTTGCAATGGACCAATCGAAGCAGCGCGTCACCATTGGCTTGAACCTGCCTTCTTCGGCACTGGGCAGTAAAGACCTGCTGAAGATTGAAAATGTATTTGTTACCGAAGAGCAAGCGAACAAGCTTGCCCTCTATGCGCCACACGCAACGGTCAATCAGATTGAAAACTACGAAGTGTGCAAAAAGCTGGCTCTAGAACTACCAGAGACAATTACTGGCGTATTCGAGTGTCCAAACAGTAACTGTATTACTCACAACGAACCCGTCGATAGCAGCTTTAAGGTATTCGAGAAGCACGATGACATTCGCTTGAAGTGTAAATACTGCGAAAAAGTCTACTCGCGCGAGATTGTGACTGAGCGATAG
- a CDS encoding 1-acylglycerol-3-phosphate O-acyltransferase → MVALLRCIAVAIFAVVMFVFGCGYCLLSPRNPKHVFTFGRYFGAMSKILGVKLDLRLPEDAYKRGQHIYIANHQNNWDLFTVSSAVTPNVVTVGKKSLLWMPLFGQLYYLTGNILIDRANRSKAKGTIDQVVDSMKKSNLSVWMFPEGTRSRGRGLLPFKTGAFHAAIGADVPIIPIVCSSTSHLKLNKWDNGHIIVEMLPPVSVEGYGKEDVRKLANVCREQMVEKLAELDAEVAELNAKK, encoded by the coding sequence ATGGTTGCTTTACTTCGCTGCATCGCAGTGGCTATTTTCGCTGTAGTGATGTTTGTATTTGGTTGTGGCTACTGTCTACTTAGCCCGAGAAACCCAAAACACGTATTTACTTTTGGTCGTTACTTTGGTGCCATGTCTAAAATCCTTGGCGTTAAGCTCGACCTTCGTCTTCCAGAAGATGCATACAAGCGTGGTCAGCACATCTATATCGCCAACCACCAAAATAACTGGGATCTTTTCACGGTATCTTCAGCGGTGACACCAAACGTTGTGACCGTTGGTAAGAAGAGCTTACTTTGGATGCCGCTTTTCGGTCAGCTTTACTATCTAACGGGTAACATCCTGATTGATCGTGCTAACCGCAGTAAGGCAAAAGGTACGATTGACCAAGTGGTTGATAGTATGAAGAAGAGTAACTTGTCGGTATGGATGTTCCCGGAAGGGACGCGCTCGCGCGGTCGCGGTTTGCTACCATTTAAAACAGGTGCTTTCCACGCAGCAATTGGCGCCGACGTGCCAATCATCCCTATCGTGTGCAGCAGCACAAGCCACCTTAAGCTTAATAAGTGGGATAACGGACATATCATCGTAGAGATGCTGCCGCCAGTCTCAGTAGAAGGCTACGGAAAAGAGGACGTACGCAAGCTTGCCAATGTCTGCCGTGAGCAAATGGTCGAGAAACTTGCCGAGTTAGATGCCGAAGTCGCTGAACTGAACGCCAAGAAATAA
- the ibaG gene encoding BolA family iron metabolism protein IbaG gives MDSTKVQELLQNALNLEELHVKGEGSHYEVIAVDAQFEGMSRVKKQQMIYGPLMEYIQRNDIHAVSIKAYTPEEWARDKKLMSL, from the coding sequence GTGGATAGCACAAAAGTACAGGAACTATTACAAAACGCGTTGAACCTAGAAGAGCTGCACGTCAAAGGCGAAGGCAGTCACTATGAAGTTATCGCGGTAGATGCTCAATTTGAAGGCATGAGCCGAGTTAAAAAGCAGCAGATGATCTATGGTCCTCTGATGGAATACATTCAGCGTAATGACATCCACGCAGTTTCAATTAAAGCCTATACTCCAGAAGAGTGGGCTCGTGATAAAAAGCTGATGTCTCTGTAA
- a CDS encoding STAS domain-containing protein — translation MVVAKLEQRTDTTLALVGNIDRDTVPELWRTIQTVSFTQPEVKLELEQVERFDSAGLVMLIHLLEHAKNRKCHIMLSFVPDELNILFQLYNVESVIEKHI, via the coding sequence ATCGTGGTGGCGAAATTAGAACAGCGTACTGACACAACGCTTGCTCTGGTGGGTAATATTGACCGCGACACTGTGCCCGAGCTTTGGCGCACGATTCAAACGGTTTCTTTCACCCAGCCAGAGGTTAAGTTGGAGCTCGAGCAGGTTGAACGCTTCGATTCTGCAGGATTGGTGATGTTAATCCACTTATTAGAGCATGCAAAAAATCGAAAGTGTCATATAATGCTCAGCTTCGTGCCCGATGAGCTGAACATACTGTTTCAGCTATATAACGTTGAATCAGTCATAGAGAAACACATTTAG